GGGTTCGAAGGGGATGTAGCCGACTTCGTCAATGACGAGCAGTGGGTAGCGTCCCAGCCGGAGGAGTTCGGGTTGAAGCCGCCCGCCGTGGTGGGCTTCGGCTAGCCGGGCGACCCATTCGGAGGCGGTGGCGAACAACACCCGGTGGCCGGCCTGACAGGCCCGGATCGCGATTCCGATCGCCAAGTGGGTCTTGCCGGTGCCCGGCGGCCCCAGGAAGACCACGTTGTCACGGGCGGTGACGAAGTCCAGGGTGCCCAGGTGCGCGATCAGGTCACGTTTGAGGCCGCGGGCATGGTCGAAGTCGAACTCCTCCAACGACTTCCGCGATGGGAACCGGGCCGCGCGGATGCGGCCCTCACCGCCATGGGACTCGCGAGCCGAAACCTCGCGCTGCAGACAGGCCACCAGGAATTCCTCATGAGTCCAGGATTCGGTGCGGGCCCGCTCGGCCAATCGGGCGACTGCTTCGCGCATCGTGGGTGCTTTCAGGGCGCGGGTCAAAAAGCTGATCTCGGCACTCAGGTCCCGGTGGTTCGAGGACGCCACGGTCGTGCGCGTGGTTTTGGTGGTGGTCATGACACCAGCCCGCCTTCGCCGAGATCGATGCCCAGGGCGGTGTCGTAGTCGGCCAGCGCCCGCTGTTCCACGCTGATCTGATCCGCAGGTTCACGCACCGGACGCAGCGCGCCGATGCGGTTGCAGCGCAGCATGTTCGCCGCCGCGCGGTGTTCGGGGTCGGTGATGGTTTGATGC
The nucleotide sequence above comes from Mycobacterium pseudokansasii. Encoded proteins:
- the istB gene encoding IS21-like element helper ATPase IstB, with the translated sequence MTTTKTTRTTVASSNHRDLSAEISFLTRALKAPTMREAVARLAERARTESWTHEEFLVACLQREVSARESHGGEGRIRAARFPSRKSLEEFDFDHARGLKRDLIAHLGTLDFVTARDNVVFLGPPGTGKTHLAIGIAIRACQAGHRVLFATASEWVARLAEAHHGGRLQPELLRLGRYPLLVIDEVGYIPFEPEAANLFFQLVSSRYERASLIVTSNKPFGRWGEVFGDDVVAAAMIDRLVHHAEVIALKGDSYRIKDRDLGRVPGSTTEE